A portion of the Microlunatus phosphovorus NM-1 genome contains these proteins:
- a CDS encoding aldose 1-epimerase family protein produces the protein MTSEAAVNPTGEQYEIAAGNRRAVVTEVGATLRSYTVDGRDVVAGFAADQVISGGRGMQLLPWPNRIRDGRYTFNGKTQQLVLSEPARHNAIHGLVRHQPWRLISHTADRVEQRIRVYPQPGWPGIIEATIVHTVGDDGVVTNVSVTNIGTVAVPYGYAAHPYLTVGEDTVDDVVISIPAERYLAVDDRLLPVDLLLVEGRDEDMRTAAPLGQRSFDTALSGLARGADGRWRARLERGDRWAELWAGEGLDWVQVFTGNERRDLSIAVEPMTCGPNAFNPGPTHDGVIVLEPGETAAHEWGIDGV, from the coding sequence ATGACGAGCGAGGCAGCCGTGAATCCGACCGGAGAGCAGTACGAGATCGCCGCCGGCAACCGCCGGGCGGTGGTCACCGAGGTGGGTGCGACGCTGCGCTCGTACACGGTGGACGGGCGCGATGTGGTTGCCGGTTTCGCCGCCGACCAGGTGATCAGCGGTGGACGCGGGATGCAGCTGCTGCCCTGGCCCAATCGGATCCGCGACGGTCGCTACACCTTCAACGGCAAGACCCAGCAACTGGTGCTGTCGGAGCCGGCTCGGCACAACGCCATCCACGGGCTGGTCCGGCATCAGCCCTGGCGGCTCATCTCGCACACCGCGGACCGGGTCGAGCAACGAATCCGGGTCTACCCGCAACCAGGATGGCCGGGCATCATCGAGGCCACGATTGTCCATACGGTCGGCGACGACGGCGTGGTCACGAATGTGAGCGTGACCAATATCGGCACGGTGGCAGTGCCGTACGGATACGCCGCCCACCCCTATCTGACCGTCGGTGAGGACACCGTCGATGATGTGGTGATCTCGATCCCGGCAGAGCGCTATCTGGCTGTCGACGATCGCCTGCTGCCCGTCGATCTCCTTCTGGTGGAAGGCCGCGACGAGGACATGCGAACGGCCGCGCCGCTGGGTCAGCGCAGCTTCGACACCGCGCTGAGCGGGCTGGCACGTGGTGCCGACGGACGGTGGCGGGCTCGGCTGGAGCGCGGCGACCGGTGGGCGGAGCTCTGGGCCGGCGAGGGGCTCGACTGGGTCCAGGTGTTCACCGGCAACGAGCGTCGTGACCTGTCGATTGCGGTGGAGCCGATGACCTGTGGCCCGAATGCCTTCAATCCCGGGCCGACACACGACGGCGTGATCGTGCTCGAGCCCGGCGAGACCGCGGCACACGAGTGGGGAATCGACGGCGTCTGA
- the miaB gene encoding tRNA (N6-isopentenyl adenosine(37)-C2)-methylthiotransferase MiaB, protein MTGSNRTYQIRTHGCQMNVHDSERLAGLLEDAGYAKADDGDQADVVVFNTCAVRENADNRLYGNLGQLYPVKKAKPGMQIAVGGCMAQKDKGVILDRAPWVDVVFGTHNIGSLPTLLERARIADEAQVEIKESLERFPSTLPTRRDSAYAAWVSISVGCNNTCTFCIVPSLRGKETDRRPGDILAEIQALVAEGVQEITLLGQNVNAYGVEFGDRQAFAKLLRSCGEIEGLERVRFTSPHPKDFTDDVIAAMAETPNVMPQLHMPLQSGSDRVLKAMRRSYRSTRYLSIIEKVRAAMPHAAITTDIIVGFPGETEADFADTLEVVRRSRFASAFTFQYSIRPGTPAATMPDQVPKAVVQERYERLVEVVGEISWAENLTQVGRIVEVMFADGEGRKDAATSRMSGRAQDNRLVHVAVPEDPAERPRPGDLAEVEITYAAPHHLNADNGLLSLRRTRGGDAWQARRDGTAPEPTRSVGLGMPAIGVPAPLPPAPACAVSG, encoded by the coding sequence ATGACCGGGTCGAACCGCACGTACCAGATCCGCACTCACGGGTGCCAGATGAACGTGCACGACTCCGAGCGGTTGGCCGGGTTGCTGGAGGATGCCGGCTACGCCAAGGCCGATGACGGCGACCAGGCCGACGTGGTCGTGTTCAACACCTGCGCGGTCCGGGAGAACGCCGACAACCGGCTGTACGGCAATCTCGGGCAGTTGTACCCAGTGAAGAAGGCCAAACCTGGTATGCAGATCGCGGTTGGCGGCTGCATGGCGCAGAAGGACAAGGGCGTCATCCTCGACCGGGCGCCGTGGGTCGACGTGGTCTTCGGCACGCACAACATCGGCTCGCTGCCGACCCTGCTGGAACGGGCCCGGATCGCCGACGAGGCGCAGGTCGAGATCAAGGAGTCCCTCGAGCGATTCCCCTCCACGCTGCCGACCCGCCGCGACTCCGCCTACGCGGCCTGGGTGTCGATCAGCGTCGGCTGCAACAACACCTGCACCTTCTGCATCGTGCCGAGCCTGCGTGGCAAGGAGACCGACCGCCGGCCGGGCGACATCCTGGCCGAGATCCAGGCGCTGGTCGCGGAGGGGGTCCAGGAGATCACGCTGCTCGGCCAGAACGTGAACGCGTACGGGGTCGAGTTCGGCGACCGGCAGGCATTCGCCAAGCTACTCCGCTCCTGTGGGGAGATCGAGGGGCTGGAGCGGGTCCGCTTCACCTCACCGCATCCGAAGGACTTCACCGACGATGTGATCGCGGCGATGGCCGAGACGCCGAATGTGATGCCGCAGCTGCACATGCCGCTGCAGTCCGGCTCCGACCGGGTGCTCAAAGCGATGCGTCGCTCGTATCGCAGCACGCGCTATCTGTCGATCATCGAAAAGGTGCGGGCGGCCATGCCGCACGCTGCCATCACCACCGACATCATCGTCGGCTTCCCCGGCGAGACCGAGGCCGACTTCGCCGACACGCTCGAGGTGGTACGCCGGTCGCGGTTCGCGAGCGCGTTCACCTTCCAGTACTCGATTCGTCCCGGCACTCCCGCGGCCACCATGCCCGACCAGGTGCCCAAGGCCGTCGTCCAGGAACGCTACGAGCGGTTGGTCGAAGTGGTGGGAGAGATCTCCTGGGCCGAGAACCTGACCCAGGTCGGACGCATCGTGGAGGTCATGTTCGCCGACGGCGAGGGTCGCAAGGACGCCGCGACGTCGCGGATGTCGGGTCGGGCTCAAGACAACCGGCTGGTCCACGTCGCCGTACCGGAGGATCCGGCGGAGCGTCCACGGCCCGGTGATCTGGCGGAGGTCGAGATCACCTACGCCGCACCGCACCACCTGAATGCCGACAACGGGCTGCTGTCGCTGCGGCGTACCCGGGGTGGTGACGCCTGGCAGGCCCGGCGCGACGGAACCGCGCCGGAGCCGACCCGTTCGGTGGGATTGGGAATGCCCGCCATTGGGGTGCCCGCTCCACTGCCACCGGCTCCGGCCTGCGCCGTGAGCGGCTGA